A single window of Populus nigra chromosome 17, ddPopNigr1.1, whole genome shotgun sequence DNA harbors:
- the LOC133677182 gene encoding DELLA protein 2-like, which translates to MAAPLSCILMECAKAIEGGRLDVADSLLAVIQSLAPKEESIWRRKVVKYFAEALVRRAYGIRPPRTLPPLPAQCDPRDCMYEPLYKFATITSKHAIADALNSGYKRLRIIDFSTMFDFWRWNYLIKEFKEQYGGLRPVLITSIAPKLSKHSGYLRQNWEQARKAVDKKLELRQLICNSPDDIVNCISKLRRKSEDEIVVVNWNYILHKLLAQDGATEQVLSKVKDLGADIMVIVEQEANLNSPDLLKRLEQSFQYYSTIFESLEKTYITKALWEKYFRRQIGNVVACEGVDRVERIESFAQWQNRLSQAGFCPVPQQVDEFKMCFQFDFDEYGIEEKEGHNILLSWHGFPLAVASVWKVTDPPQFSGGE; encoded by the coding sequence GTCGCTTGGATGTTGCAGATTCACTTTTGGCAGTAATTCAATCTCTAGCTCCTAAAGAGGAGAGCATATGGAGGAGGAAAGTTGTCAAATACTTTGCTGAGGCTCTTGTCCGGCGAGCCTATGGAATTCGTCCTCCACGTACTTTACCCCCGCTTCCTGCTCAATGCGATCCAAGGGATTGCATGTATGAACCTTTATACAAGTTTGCTACAATCACAAGTAAACATGCCATTGCTGATGCCTTGAATTCGGGATATAAACGACTCCGCATTATTGACTTCTCCACCATGTTCGATTTTTGGCGGtggaattatttaattaaggaGTTCAAAGAGCAGTATGGTGGCCTTCGACCAGTCCTAATAACCAGTATCGCACCGAAACTGTCAAAACACTCTGGCTATCTCCGTCAAAATTGGGAACAGGCTCGGAAGGCTGTGGACAAAAAATTGGAATTGAGGCAATTGATATGCAATAGTCCGGATGATATTGTCAATTGTATTTCCAAACTCAGAAGGAAAAGTGAGGATGAGATTGTGGTTGTGAATTGGAATTATATACTCCACAAATTGCTTGCACAAGATGGGGCAACGGAGCAAGTGCTTTCAAAAGTGAAGGATTTGGGAGCGGACATCATGGTAATTGTTGAGCAAGAAGCCAATCTTAACAGTCCTGATCTTTTGAAGCGGCTCGAACAATCATTCCAATACTACTCCACTATTTTTGAGTCACTGGAGAAAACGTATATTACCAAAGCGTTATGGGAGAAGTATTTCAGGCGACAAATTGGGAATGTGGTGGCATGTGAGGGCGTTGACCGGGTCGAGCGGATTGAGTCATTTGCTCAGTGGCAAAATCGCCTGTCTCAGGCTGGGTTTTGTCCAGTTCCTCAACAGGTAGACGAGTTTAAGATGTGTTTTCAATTCGATTTTGATGAATATGGAATCGAAGAGAAGGAAGGGCATAATATCCTGCTAAGTTGGCACGGTTTTCCGCTAGCTGTAGCCTCAGTTTGGAAGGTTACTGATCCACCTCAATTCAGTGGCGGTGAATAA